The following DNA comes from Candidatus Nitrosotalea okcheonensis.
GATGCAAGCCAAATTGCTTGCACCAAATGTTTTACCAGAGTTTGGCAACATGTCAAAAGCATCACACAGAGCAATGCAATTTGTCAGGTCTACGCCTGGAATTATTTCTCCTCTAGTAGGACAGAAATCACGAGAACATGTACAAGAAAATCTTGATTTCATGGCAACGCCAGTTTTAAGCGAGACAGAGTTTTCAGATTTGGTAAAAAAGTTGTCATCATAATTGCAAGCATGCTTGGACAAAATCATACCTTAAACAAACTATAGATTCAAAACTAGTCTAGTATTTCATAAAATACAAGATAGGCATTCTGTTTTTGAACCCTAAATACAATTGGGAAGAATATGGTATATTTTATAAGATCTTGTTATTCATCACAGCACGAAGAGAAAAAAATGGAATCAAATACAGACAATGATAGTAACAGTGTTTTGCTAGAACGGTTTCAAAAAGAGATATTGAGTAAGGTTCCGCACCTAGAAAAAACAGATGGAATTAGGGTTATCAATGCAACGCCCCTGATTGATATTACCAAAGATTTGAAAGAGTGCGCAAAAAAAGAATTTGGTCTAAATCTTGATGGCAAAGATCTACTAGTTTATGGCAAGTTTGATTCTAATTTACTAGCAGGCTCGATCAAAGTAAGGCCAGCTGTGAACATAATACATGATGCTATTGTAACAGGGAAGATTGGAAGTGGACATACAATATTCGAAGCGACGTCTGGAAACTTTGGGATAGCCCTCGGACAGTTATCTAAAATCGGGCTAGATGTAGTTGCCCTTGTTTCAAGAAAGCTTCAGGAAGGAGTGTTTGAGGAATTAAGAAATGAAAAAATTCGCATCATAAATCTGGACATGGACATTTGTCCTGCTCCAGGAATGAAGGATAATCCAAATATTTTAGCGGCAAAAGCAACGGCTGCAAACATCAGATCACAACTATCTGATCTTGGTTTTGATCCAGTTATTTTTGATAACGCAAGTACTGAGGTACAGGCTCTTTTAGTTAAACAAGACATCATAAACCTAGCTAAACTTCTTGCAAAGATCTACGATTGTTTTTGCCCAGAACAATATGACAATGAAATGAATGTTGACGTACATAGAAAAATTACTGCTGTAGAAATAGACCAACAACTGCATGAAAAAGAACAATCATTGGAAGACTTTAGAATTGT
Coding sequences within:
- a CDS encoding pyridoxal-phosphate dependent enzyme, yielding MESNTDNDSNSVLLERFQKEILSKVPHLEKTDGIRVINATPLIDITKDLKECAKKEFGLNLDGKDLLVYGKFDSNLLAGSIKVRPAVNIIHDAIVTGKIGSGHTIFEATSGNFGIALGQLSKIGLDVVALVSRKLQEGVFEELRNEKIRIINLDMDICPAPGMKDNPNILAAKATAANIRSQLSDLGFDPVIFDNASTEVQALLVKQDIINLAKLLAKIYDCFCPEQYDNEMNVDVHRKITAVEIDQQLHEKEQSLEDFRIVCTFGTGGTSGGLSRYMSEKYGKKSLHVVFPLGDQDVAGIRTKSKTSGLKFYEPDQYAGQHEVDFNDAKRLLKFFVDKGHDIGESSALALYAVMQMTNFGGFGGRFVVIVADGVQKYKKNLVDTGKKQNRTQVSLQEAISSVDDYDKVIWIHTQYTPREEGIELIAKTIGVDKNKVFVPKARDVEKLLATQQIPEELNKALEGSRKSLLVCMAGYTSLNAVKVLGDKGIVTESLTGGISALAQGKGKQMPELIRMATE